In Candidatus Hydrogenedentota bacterium, one DNA window encodes the following:
- a CDS encoding DUF169 domain-containing protein — protein MEPARKEQFLTLWNKYFPGADLPITFFYTNQPRGAEPPDEHQCFLAQLADVRRGRTLFFSVDSVVCSGGKRYLGFSQALMPKFEYFLSCGIPGKMEGERYKKSPELVKELLEKAPTFVAPAPYAVFKRWDCLGPDDQPEAVIFFARPDVLSGLFTLAGFEESDPEAVVAPFCAGCGSIVCYPYLEGRREQPRAVLGLFDVSARPWVPAETLTFAIPMRKFERMVDDMDQSFLITGSWERVKARL, from the coding sequence ATGGAGCCCGCAAGGAAAGAACAGTTTCTCACACTTTGGAACAAGTACTTCCCGGGAGCGGACCTGCCTATAACGTTCTTCTACACGAACCAGCCCCGGGGAGCGGAACCGCCCGACGAACACCAGTGTTTTCTTGCCCAATTGGCCGATGTCCGAAGAGGACGTACGCTCTTCTTCAGCGTGGATTCGGTCGTGTGCTCGGGGGGAAAGAGGTATCTGGGCTTTTCTCAGGCGCTCATGCCCAAGTTCGAATACTTCCTTTCATGCGGCATCCCCGGCAAGATGGAAGGTGAGCGGTACAAGAAATCCCCGGAACTGGTGAAAGAATTGTTGGAGAAGGCGCCCACGTTCGTTGCCCCAGCGCCCTACGCCGTCTTCAAGCGCTGGGATTGCCTCGGACCCGACGATCAGCCGGAGGCAGTCATATTCTTCGCACGGCCGGATGTACTTTCCGGACTGTTTACGCTCGCGGGTTTCGAGGAGTCCGATCCCGAAGCCGTGGTGGCTCCGTTTTGCGCGGGTTGCGGGTCAATTGTTTGTTATCCGTATCTGGAAGGGCGTCGTGAGCAGCCTCGGGCCGTGTTGGGATTGTTCGATGTCTCCGCGCGGCCTTGGGTGCCCGCGGAAACATTGACCTTCGCCATTCCGATGCGCAAGTTCGAACGCATGGTTGACGACATGGACCAGAGTTTCCTGATAACCGGTTCGTGGGAGCGGGTGAAGGCCCGCCTGTAG